In a single window of the Prochlorococcus marinus XMU1412 genome:
- a CDS encoding NAD(P)/FAD-dependent oxidoreductase: MKSIQKPIVIVGAGFAGMTFALNLKNLNPSLPILVVDSKTNFIFKPLMYEVLSKEIRSWEATPKFANIFSDAGITFLRNCLTKISFKENILEFSDELKLSYQYLVICTGSIPNSFSIKGVDENCYFFNDVHDLNKLNSFLKKSQDTALHKKLFIVGGGPSGIELACKIKDIFTDQFEINVIEKSNQILNKNKIFNSEQAEKALEKRKINVLLNSTVNEVSETKISISSEVGITSLDKDIVIWTAGVKPNLSYLETDQITKKFGRILVNNNLQIENHKNCFAIGDISVIEGMEDLPITAQVAMQEGNHLANNIELLIQGKDLLPFEFQDNGEMISLGIGEASISGLGVTLSGKLAFEARRLIYASKLPDITESLKSASSWIFQKKSIFKKFLKKDYSN; this comes from the coding sequence ATGAAATCCATACAAAAACCAATAGTAATAGTTGGAGCAGGTTTTGCAGGTATGACATTTGCTTTGAATTTAAAGAATCTTAATCCTTCTTTACCGATTCTTGTGGTTGACTCTAAAACTAACTTTATATTTAAACCTTTAATGTACGAAGTTTTAAGTAAAGAAATAAGAAGTTGGGAAGCCACCCCAAAATTTGCAAATATTTTTTCAGATGCCGGTATAACTTTTTTAAGAAATTGTTTAACCAAGATTTCCTTCAAAGAAAATATTCTTGAATTTAGTGACGAATTAAAATTAAGTTATCAGTATCTCGTTATTTGTACAGGATCTATTCCAAATAGTTTTTCTATCAAAGGTGTAGATGAAAATTGTTATTTTTTTAATGATGTGCATGATTTAAATAAATTAAATTCTTTTTTAAAAAAATCACAAGATACTGCGTTGCATAAAAAGTTATTCATAGTTGGAGGGGGTCCCTCTGGCATCGAGTTGGCATGCAAAATTAAAGATATATTTACAGACCAATTTGAAATTAATGTAATAGAAAAATCAAACCAAATCCTAAATAAAAACAAAATTTTCAATAGTGAACAAGCAGAGAAGGCATTAGAAAAAAGAAAAATCAACGTTCTTTTGAATTCTACAGTTAATGAAGTCTCAGAAACTAAGATTAGTATTTCTAGCGAGGTTGGAATAACTTCCTTGGATAAAGATATTGTTATTTGGACAGCAGGTGTTAAACCTAATTTGTCTTACTTAGAAACTGATCAAATAACAAAAAAATTCGGACGAATTTTAGTAAATAATAATTTGCAAATAGAAAACCATAAAAACTGTTTTGCTATTGGTGATATTTCAGTTATTGAAGGAATGGAGGATTTACCCATAACTGCTCAGGTGGCTATGCAGGAAGGAAATCATCTTGCTAATAATATAGAACTTTTAATTCAAGGAAAAGATCTTTTACCCTTTGAATTTCAAGATAATGGTGAAATGATTAGCTTAGGAATAGGCGAAGCTTCAATTTCTGGGCTTGGTGTTACTTTATCTGGGAAATTGGCTTTTGAGGCAAGAAGACTTATATATGCTTCCAAGTTGCCTGATATTACAGAAAGCTTAAAATCTGCATCTTCATGGATATTCCAAAAAAAATCTATTTTTAAAAAGTTTCTTAAAAAAGATTATTCGAATTAA
- a CDS encoding SLC13 family permease produces the protein MNLIAVVSNNFDAFITVVVLIMSIILFIRNTIAPELTGLLCVGIFISTGVLSPEKALAGFGSPSLITLMGLFAVSSALFKSGALDRVRELISSESIRTPRKLISLIAFLIAPISGIVPNTPVVASLLPLIESWCERKNISPSKVLLPLSFATLLGGTLTLLGSSVNLLVSDISQQLGYGGLELFSLTSIGIPVWLIGTTYMILVSDVLLPDRGRDKEFIKNGDMNIYFTEVTIPSSSELVGQSVRNSRLQRRFDVDVLELQRNGKVILPPLADRKIEPEDRLIIRVTRADLFRLQQEHTILLGENKTSFDGANVFSDDEGTKTFEALLPAGSTLAGASLRELRFRQRHNATVLALRRGQQTVQERLGQAVLRAGDVLLLQAPLDSIRGLQASNDLLILDQFEDDLPFLIKKPISIAIAIGMLVLPSVSNIPLVGSVLLAVIAMVACGCLRPAEIQKSIRLDVILLLGSLSCFSVAMQITGLADVIAVNLNFALNGMPLYFALVVIFVSTVILTQFISNAASVALILPVAIEFSNVLEISPSALIMLVLFGASQSFLTPMGYQTNLMVYGPGRYRFFDIAKYGAGLTLIMSFTVPALIILNYG, from the coding sequence ATGAATTTAATTGCAGTAGTTAGTAATAATTTTGATGCGTTTATAACGGTAGTTGTTTTAATAATGTCAATAATTTTGTTTATTAGAAATACTATTGCACCAGAATTGACTGGTTTGTTATGTGTCGGAATATTTATATCTACTGGGGTTCTTTCTCCTGAAAAAGCTTTAGCTGGATTTGGTAGCCCTTCTTTAATTACCCTTATGGGTTTATTTGCAGTTTCCTCAGCATTATTTAAAAGTGGTGCCTTAGACAGAGTAAGAGAATTGATTTCTTCTGAAAGTATTCGAACTCCAAGGAAATTAATTTCTTTAATAGCTTTTTTAATTGCTCCAATATCTGGAATTGTACCTAATACTCCAGTAGTAGCATCTTTGTTACCTTTAATTGAAAGTTGGTGCGAGCGAAAAAATATATCACCATCAAAAGTTTTATTACCTCTTTCTTTTGCTACTTTACTCGGTGGAACTCTGACATTATTAGGTAGCTCAGTAAATCTTCTTGTCAGTGATATTAGTCAACAATTAGGTTATGGAGGTTTGGAATTATTTAGTTTGACATCAATAGGAATTCCTGTGTGGCTTATAGGTACAACCTATATGATTCTAGTTTCTGACGTGCTTTTGCCAGATAGAGGGAGAGATAAGGAGTTTATTAAAAATGGTGATATGAATATATATTTTACCGAAGTTACTATTCCCTCTAGTTCAGAATTAGTTGGACAATCTGTCAGAAATAGTAGATTGCAAAGACGGTTTGACGTTGATGTTCTGGAATTGCAACGAAATGGAAAAGTTATTCTTCCTCCTTTGGCTGATAGAAAGATTGAGCCGGAGGATAGATTAATAATCCGCGTTACGAGGGCAGACTTATTTAGGCTGCAGCAGGAACATACTATTCTGTTAGGAGAAAACAAAACATCTTTCGATGGGGCTAATGTTTTCTCAGATGATGAAGGTACTAAGACCTTTGAAGCCTTGTTACCAGCTGGTTCAACTTTAGCAGGTGCAAGTTTGAGAGAATTAAGATTTAGGCAGCGTCATAATGCAACAGTTTTAGCATTAAGAAGAGGTCAACAAACTGTTCAGGAAAGATTAGGCCAAGCTGTTTTAAGGGCTGGAGATGTTTTATTATTGCAAGCACCGCTAGATTCAATAAGAGGTTTGCAAGCTAGTAATGATTTGCTTATTTTAGATCAATTCGAAGATGACTTACCTTTTTTGATAAAAAAACCTATATCGATAGCAATTGCAATAGGAATGTTGGTTTTGCCTTCGGTTTCTAATATTCCATTAGTCGGTTCAGTTCTTTTGGCTGTGATTGCAATGGTTGCTTGTGGATGTTTAAGACCTGCAGAGATACAAAAATCAATTAGGTTAGACGTTATTTTATTGCTGGGATCTTTATCGTGTTTTAGTGTAGCTATGCAGATAACTGGATTAGCAGATGTAATTGCAGTTAATCTAAACTTTGCCCTTAACGGAATGCCTCTTTATTTTGCACTAGTCGTAATTTTTGTATCTACAGTTATTCTTACGCAATTTATAAGTAATGCTGCTTCGGTTGCTTTGATTTTGCCTGTTGCTATTGAATTCTCAAATGTTTTAGAAATTTCACCAAGCGCTTTAATAATGCTTGTTTTATTCGGTGCAAGTCAATCTTTCTTGACTCCAATGGGTTATCAAACAAATTTAATGGTTTATGGTCCTGGAAGATATAGATTTTTTGATATCGCAAAATACGGAGCTGGATTAACACTTATAATGTCATTTACTGTGCCAGCATTGATAATTTTAAATTACGGGTAA
- a CDS encoding potassium transporter TrkG encodes MKFPFSIYKLKDAYKKLSVPQFTIVTGFFIICLGTLILSSPLCSSSKVGLWEAFFTSTSAITVTGLTIIDIGVDLNFFGQVFLAFMLLSGGLGLMAITTFLQGFVVKGAKLRTRLDKGKTLDEFGVGGIGRTFQSIAITAISIISLGAIVLYSFGFVDIQNNWERLWSSIFHSISAYNNAGFSLMSNSLQDYRTNYLVNSVFVFLIVMGGLGWRVIDDIWSHKKNLSYKKLSLHSRLVIRTSLSLIFFGSLGFFITESLLNSQFFNDLNLFERLMSSIFETVSARTAGFTNFPISLNSISDTGLLLLMTLMFIGASTGGTGGGIKTTTFIALMAATRSTLRGQKDVIISNRLISDKVILKAVGITVGSLLFVLLMAMLLSTTNTFVKKESFTFLEILFTCISAFATVGFDIGLTAKLNHFGQFILIVGMFVGRLGILLLLSALWQALYKSRIDRQKRIGYPRADLYV; translated from the coding sequence GTGAAATTCCCATTCTCAATTTATAAGTTAAAAGATGCTTACAAAAAGCTATCTGTACCTCAATTTACTATTGTTACAGGCTTTTTTATTATTTGCCTTGGAACTTTAATTTTGAGCTCTCCATTATGTTCATCTTCAAAGGTTGGTTTGTGGGAAGCTTTTTTTACATCTACTTCTGCAATAACCGTCACTGGTTTAACTATAATAGACATTGGTGTTGATTTAAATTTCTTTGGCCAAGTTTTCTTAGCTTTTATGCTTTTATCAGGTGGTTTAGGATTAATGGCCATTACAACATTTTTACAAGGGTTTGTTGTAAAGGGGGCAAAGCTAAGAACTAGATTAGATAAAGGAAAGACTTTAGATGAATTTGGAGTTGGAGGAATTGGTCGAACTTTTCAAAGTATTGCTATTACTGCGATTAGTATTATATCCTTGGGTGCAATTGTCTTATATTCTTTTGGATTTGTAGACATTCAAAATAATTGGGAAAGACTATGGTCCTCGATTTTTCACAGCATTTCTGCATATAACAATGCAGGATTTTCGTTAATGTCAAATAGTCTTCAAGACTATAGAACAAATTATTTGGTTAATAGTGTTTTTGTTTTTCTCATTGTTATGGGTGGATTGGGTTGGCGGGTTATTGATGATATTTGGAGTCATAAAAAAAATCTTTCTTATAAGAAATTAAGCCTTCATTCCAGACTAGTTATTAGGACAAGTTTGTCTCTAATATTCTTCGGATCATTAGGATTCTTTATCACTGAATCATTGCTAAATAGTCAATTTTTTAATGATTTAAATTTGTTTGAACGGTTAATGTCATCTATCTTCGAAACAGTTAGTGCTAGAACTGCAGGCTTTACAAATTTTCCGATTTCTTTGAACTCCATCTCAGATACGGGCCTCTTATTATTAATGACGCTTATGTTTATTGGAGCAAGTACAGGAGGTACTGGTGGAGGCATAAAAACAACTACATTTATTGCTTTGATGGCTGCAACTAGATCAACTTTAAGAGGTCAGAAAGATGTAATTATTAGCAATAGATTAATTTCAGATAAAGTTATTCTAAAGGCAGTTGGAATCACAGTTGGATCTTTGCTTTTTGTTCTTTTAATGGCAATGTTGCTTAGTACAACTAATACTTTTGTTAAAAAAGAATCATTCACATTCCTAGAAATTCTGTTTACTTGCATATCTGCATTTGCAACAGTTGGTTTTGATATTGGTTTAACCGCAAAATTAAATCATTTTGGTCAATTTATTCTTATTGTGGGTATGTTTGTGGGCAGACTTGGGATCCTTTTGCTTTTAAGTGCACTTTGGCAGGCTCTTTATAAGAGTAGAATAGATAGACAAAAGAGAATTGGCTATCCTAGGGCTGATCTATATGTTTAG
- a CDS encoding potassium channel family protein: MADWWQWSQKRENEALTFAVVGVGRFGTAVCRELISNGADVLAADYSEKAIDDLRQLEPSIEARVVDCTDEESMKESGILEMNTVVVGISEPIEASITTTLIAKDSEGSKVKRVIARATSDLHEKMLKRVGADKVVFPSRMQGERLGLELVRPNLIERLELDNQTGIDEITVPEEFIGRSLRDLNLRKNYLVNVLAAGPAEELTVNPPAKYILERGNILVVMGKTVDLQKLPQN; the protein is encoded by the coding sequence ATGGCTGATTGGTGGCAGTGGTCTCAAAAGAGAGAAAATGAAGCACTCACTTTTGCTGTTGTCGGCGTTGGAAGATTTGGAACCGCAGTTTGCAGAGAACTTATTAGTAATGGTGCTGATGTTTTGGCTGCGGATTATTCGGAAAAAGCTATTGATGATTTAAGGCAATTAGAACCTTCGATAGAAGCGAGAGTTGTAGATTGTACTGATGAAGAGTCTATGAAGGAATCGGGAATTCTTGAAATGAATACTGTTGTAGTGGGTATAAGTGAACCTATTGAAGCAAGTATAACTACAACTCTTATTGCTAAGGATAGTGAAGGTAGCAAAGTTAAAAGAGTAATAGCGAGAGCTACTAGTGACTTGCACGAAAAAATGTTAAAAAGAGTAGGTGCAGATAAAGTTGTTTTCCCATCTAGGATGCAAGGAGAAAGATTAGGTTTAGAACTAGTAAGACCAAACCTAATCGAAAGATTGGAACTAGATAATCAAACTGGTATAGATGAAATAACTGTTCCGGAGGAGTTTATTGGAAGATCATTAAGAGATTTAAATTTGAGGAAAAATTATTTAGTAAATGTTCTTGCTGCAGGACCTGCTGAAGAGCTAACAGTTAATCCTCCAGCAAAATATATTTTGGAAAGAGGAAATATTTTGGTAGTTATGGGTAAAACTGTAGATTTACAGAAATTGCCTCAAAATTAA
- a CDS encoding ribbon-helix-helix domain-containing protein, whose translation MATRQNSTNGKPKSPRIQVVLPELICEQLTILADNESRTVSNMAKVLIQEGIKKYFEKESKSPVSENNLNTDKFRDELEKQSVRRLKRAPQRIRYYKKSD comes from the coding sequence ATGGCTACCCGCCAAAACTCAACTAATGGGAAGCCTAAATCCCCCAGAATTCAAGTAGTTCTTCCAGAATTAATATGTGAGCAATTAACTATTTTGGCCGATAATGAATCTAGGACAGTAAGTAATATGGCAAAAGTGTTAATACAAGAGGGTATAAAAAAATATTTCGAAAAAGAAAGTAAATCACCTGTTTCAGAAAATAATTTAAATACTGATAAATTCAGAGATGAACTTGAAAAACAAAGCGTCAGAAGATTAAAAAGAGCTCCCCAAAGAATTAGATATTATAAAAAATCTGATTAA
- a CDS encoding ABC-F family ATP-binding cassette domain-containing protein, which produces MIRFESVSKIYSTDVVLKNISWEIKKGEKVGLVGSNGAGKSTQFKILIGEEEQTSGTIIKEGNPKIAHLKQEFDCNLNFSVRQELESSFKDIQIVAIKLLEIENKMKSLDIKKNSDELEIFVNQLAKYQAKFEALGGYKMQSDVEKILPKLGFSIEDADQLVGNFSGGWQMKVALGKIILQKPDLLLLDEPTNHLDLETIFWLEEYLSSLKIAVIIISHDRYFLDKLCKKIIFVDRGTSETYNGNYSFFVEQKSLNEESQNKAYQLQQKEIELQKRYIDRFRASATRSSQAKSREKQLKKISKIESPIAKSKSPVFNFPECPRSGKLVLNIKNLSHSFEDKILFLDINLKISSGEKIAILGPNGCGKSTLLKIIMKKISPEIGDINLGKHNIITSYYEQNQAEALSSDERVIDLICNKSPEWSQKKVRTFLGGFGFQNETVFKYIKQLSGGEKARLALALMIINPSNFLLLDEPTNHLDLQSKENLELAIKNYKGSLLIISHDRYFISKVANRIIEIKDSKLFSYDGNYEYFLEKTQSQKI; this is translated from the coding sequence GTGATTAGATTTGAAAGTGTAAGCAAAATTTATTCTACAGATGTTGTTTTAAAAAATATTAGTTGGGAGATTAAGAAAGGAGAAAAAGTTGGCTTAGTTGGTTCTAATGGTGCAGGTAAATCAACCCAATTTAAGATTTTAATTGGAGAGGAAGAGCAAACAAGTGGAACGATCATCAAAGAGGGAAATCCTAAAATTGCCCATTTAAAGCAAGAGTTTGATTGTAATTTGAATTTTTCAGTGAGACAGGAATTAGAAAGTTCTTTTAAAGATATACAAATTGTTGCCATTAAACTTTTAGAAATTGAGAATAAAATGAAATCGTTGGATATAAAAAAAAATTCCGATGAACTTGAAATTTTTGTCAATCAACTCGCAAAATATCAAGCAAAATTTGAAGCTTTAGGTGGTTATAAAATGCAATCTGATGTAGAAAAAATATTACCAAAATTGGGCTTTTCTATAGAAGATGCTGATCAATTAGTTGGCAATTTCTCAGGTGGTTGGCAGATGAAAGTTGCACTTGGAAAAATAATCTTACAAAAACCTGATTTACTTTTACTGGATGAACCAACCAATCATTTAGATTTAGAAACTATTTTTTGGTTGGAAGAATATCTATCATCGCTCAAAATTGCTGTGATTATAATTAGCCATGATAGATATTTCTTAGATAAATTATGTAAAAAAATAATTTTTGTAGATAGAGGAACATCTGAAACATACAATGGGAACTATTCTTTTTTTGTCGAACAGAAATCTTTGAATGAAGAATCACAAAATAAGGCATATCAATTACAACAAAAAGAAATTGAGTTACAGAAGAGGTATATAGATAGATTTAGAGCTAGTGCAACTAGAAGTTCTCAAGCAAAGAGTAGAGAAAAACAATTAAAAAAGATTTCTAAAATTGAGTCTCCCATAGCAAAATCAAAAAGTCCTGTTTTTAATTTTCCAGAGTGCCCTCGCTCAGGAAAATTAGTTCTAAATATCAAAAATTTGTCTCATAGTTTCGAGGATAAAATTCTTTTTTTAGATATTAATTTAAAGATTTCTTCTGGGGAGAAAATAGCAATATTGGGACCTAATGGCTGCGGCAAATCTACATTGCTTAAAATTATTATGAAAAAAATATCTCCTGAAATTGGAGACATTAATCTTGGTAAACATAATATAATTACTAGCTACTATGAACAGAATCAGGCTGAAGCACTTTCATCTGACGAAAGGGTTATTGATTTAATATGTAATAAGTCTCCAGAATGGTCCCAAAAAAAAGTTAGAACATTTTTAGGGGGTTTTGGCTTTCAAAATGAAACTGTTTTTAAATATATTAAACAACTCAGTGGGGGAGAAAAGGCAAGATTAGCATTAGCGCTCATGATTATTAATCCTAGTAATTTCCTTCTTTTGGACGAACCAACTAATCATTTGGATCTGCAATCTAAGGAAAACTTAGAATTAGCAATTAAAAATTATAAAGGTTCATTATTAATCATTTCTCATGATCGGTATTTTATTTCAAAGGTTGCAAATAGAATTATTGAAATTAAAGATTCAAAGTTATTTTCATATGATGGTAATTACGAATATTTTTTAGAAAAAACTCAAAGCCAAAAAATTTGA